In the Arthrobacter sp. 31Y genome, one interval contains:
- a CDS encoding sugar phosphate isomerase/epimerase family protein: protein MSSDFSRLSLNSATTKKWTLAEAVDGCARAGIPAIGPWRDRVAEAGLDKAAKLIKDAGLRVSSLCRGGFLTAADAEGQAAALADNFEAVREAVALDTQELFLVVGGLAPGEKDVVAARQRVADRLEELVPFASENGVRLVLEPLHPMYAADRALISTLGQALDLAAPYDAKAVGVAVDTFHVWWDPELKAQIERAGRENRIASYQVCDFNLPIAADALLSRGMMGDGVIDFATIGTWVRDAGYKGDIEVEIFNQEIWDADGDTVLETMKQRYAELVLPFA from the coding sequence ATGAGCTCCGATTTCTCGCGACTCTCCCTGAACAGCGCCACCACCAAGAAGTGGACGCTCGCCGAAGCCGTTGACGGTTGCGCCCGCGCCGGCATCCCCGCGATCGGGCCGTGGCGTGACCGCGTGGCCGAAGCTGGCTTGGACAAAGCAGCCAAGCTCATCAAGGACGCCGGGCTCCGCGTTTCCTCGTTGTGCCGCGGTGGCTTCCTGACGGCGGCCGACGCTGAAGGACAGGCAGCCGCTTTGGCTGACAACTTCGAGGCCGTCCGCGAAGCTGTAGCCCTGGATACCCAGGAACTGTTCCTGGTGGTTGGCGGACTTGCTCCGGGCGAAAAGGACGTGGTGGCTGCACGCCAGCGCGTGGCCGACCGACTCGAGGAACTGGTTCCCTTCGCCTCCGAAAACGGCGTCCGCCTGGTGCTGGAACCCCTGCACCCGATGTACGCAGCGGACCGCGCACTGATCTCCACCCTAGGCCAGGCACTGGACCTTGCCGCGCCGTACGACGCGAAGGCTGTGGGCGTCGCCGTCGACACCTTCCACGTCTGGTGGGATCCGGAACTGAAGGCTCAGATCGAACGTGCCGGCCGCGAAAACCGCATTGCCTCCTACCAGGTGTGCGACTTCAACCTGCCCATCGCCGCGGACGCGCTGTTGTCCCGCGGCATGATGGGCGACGGCGTCATCGACTTCGCCACCATCGGCACCTGGGTCAGGGACGCCGGATACAAGGGAGACATTGAAGTTGAAATCTTCAACCAGGAAATTTGGGACGCCGACGGCGATACCGTCCTGGAAACCATGAAGCAGCGCTACGCGGAGCTCGTCCTCCCGTTCGCCTAA
- a CDS encoding YihY/virulence factor BrkB family protein — protein sequence MTTQDSAQTSTAKAQTAPSSEDSRKPDNPNDLAKPTWMYIAKRTLREFIKDQCPDAAAGLTYYAVLSLFPALLALVSLIGIFGDAGKTTSSLLDIVQQFAPGPGVDAMRQPIEELTQSSAAGFTLIIGILVALWSASGYTTAFSRAMNRVYEVDEGRGFIKLRGTMLAVTVVAVVGAALAAAMLVLSGPVAEAIGGAIGLSETFLTVWNIAKWPVLIVLVVAIIAVLYYFTPNVKQPKFRWMSMGSLIALVIFALASLGFGFYVANFSNYNKTYGALAGVIIMLLWLWILNMSLLFGAEFDAEMERGRQLQGGIEAEETIQLPPRDTKKSDKMQEKEDQVIRDGEEIRETRGDEPHKNK from the coding sequence ATGACTACACAAGACTCAGCCCAGACGAGCACAGCCAAGGCGCAGACCGCACCTTCCTCGGAAGACTCGCGTAAGCCGGACAATCCCAACGATCTCGCAAAACCCACATGGATGTACATCGCCAAGCGGACACTTCGTGAGTTCATCAAGGATCAATGCCCTGACGCAGCGGCTGGCCTGACCTACTACGCCGTCCTTTCCCTGTTTCCCGCGCTCCTGGCGCTGGTTTCACTCATCGGCATCTTCGGCGATGCCGGGAAAACCACCTCCTCCCTCTTGGACATCGTCCAGCAGTTCGCGCCTGGACCGGGTGTGGACGCAATGCGCCAACCCATCGAAGAGCTGACGCAGTCCAGCGCCGCCGGCTTCACGCTGATCATCGGAATTCTCGTGGCGTTGTGGTCCGCCTCCGGCTACACCACGGCTTTCAGCCGGGCCATGAATCGGGTCTACGAGGTAGACGAGGGCCGTGGCTTTATCAAGCTGCGGGGCACCATGCTCGCCGTCACCGTCGTCGCCGTCGTTGGTGCAGCGCTCGCCGCAGCCATGCTGGTCCTGAGCGGGCCGGTGGCGGAAGCCATAGGTGGCGCCATCGGATTGTCGGAAACGTTCCTGACCGTCTGGAACATCGCCAAGTGGCCGGTTCTCATCGTGCTGGTGGTGGCCATCATCGCTGTGCTCTACTACTTCACGCCTAACGTCAAACAGCCCAAGTTCCGCTGGATGAGCATGGGTTCGCTCATTGCGCTGGTGATTTTCGCTCTGGCATCGCTGGGGTTCGGCTTCTATGTGGCGAATTTCAGCAACTACAACAAGACCTACGGCGCACTGGCTGGCGTGATCATCATGCTGCTGTGGCTCTGGATCCTGAATATGTCCTTGCTGTTCGGCGCCGAATTCGACGCCGAGATGGAGCGGGGCCGCCAACTGCAGGGCGGTATTGAGGCCGAAGAGACCATCCAATTGCCCCCGCGCGATACCAAGAAGAGCGACAAGATGCAGGAAAAGGAAGACCAAGTCATTCGCGACGGCGAGGAAATCCGTGAAACCCGCGGCGACGAGCCACACAAGAACAAGTAG
- a CDS encoding ROK family transcriptional regulator — protein MNEQAAPGRVGDVRRRNLSLVMDSIARTGDAKPSRAQLAAGTGLTKAAVSSLVADLVESGLVSEVGLYRDGERGRPGQGLELSSRRGVVGMEINVDYLAVGLVDLGGNLRFHSTVESRNRGLAPEEVMERLGGLAAEAIAAAAAADISILGGGLAVPGLVDEQRNVVLSAPNLHWESEELNPRSLLEDAPLGVRLSNEANSAALGELWYGTARPDFLYVSGEVGVGGGVIIGSELYTGPGGSAGELGHIVVHPDGPACSCGGAGCLETFAGQEAIFEAAGIPEGSLGVRTELLLAALVAQEPRATRAVHDAGRYLGVALASSARLMDIEAVVLGGHFAVLAEWLRPALLNSLERYAPGLLDPANLTVSVLEHSGTLLGAAGQVIRSVIESPFEFLLASKLA, from the coding sequence GTGAATGAGCAAGCCGCGCCAGGGCGCGTAGGGGACGTCCGCCGTCGGAATCTTTCCTTGGTGATGGACTCCATCGCGCGGACCGGGGATGCCAAGCCGAGCCGCGCGCAATTGGCCGCGGGAACCGGGCTCACCAAGGCCGCGGTTTCCAGCCTGGTTGCCGATCTTGTGGAGTCCGGACTGGTCTCCGAAGTCGGCCTGTACCGCGACGGCGAGCGGGGGCGCCCTGGCCAGGGCTTGGAACTAAGCTCGCGTCGCGGCGTGGTGGGCATGGAGATCAACGTGGACTATCTGGCCGTTGGACTCGTGGACCTGGGTGGAAACCTCCGCTTCCACTCAACGGTCGAATCGCGTAACCGGGGACTGGCGCCCGAAGAGGTCATGGAACGCTTGGGCGGCCTGGCTGCCGAAGCCATCGCTGCCGCGGCCGCCGCGGACATCTCAATTCTGGGCGGCGGTCTGGCGGTGCCGGGCCTCGTGGATGAGCAGCGCAACGTGGTCCTCTCCGCTCCCAACCTCCACTGGGAGAGTGAGGAACTGAATCCGCGTTCCCTGCTGGAAGACGCACCACTGGGCGTCAGACTGTCCAACGAGGCCAATAGTGCTGCTCTCGGTGAGCTTTGGTATGGCACTGCACGGCCGGACTTCCTCTATGTCTCAGGCGAAGTCGGCGTGGGTGGGGGTGTCATTATCGGCTCCGAGCTATATACCGGGCCAGGCGGATCTGCGGGCGAACTTGGCCACATCGTTGTCCACCCGGACGGGCCTGCTTGTTCCTGCGGTGGGGCGGGGTGCTTGGAAACCTTCGCGGGCCAGGAGGCCATTTTCGAGGCGGCAGGGATCCCGGAAGGCTCGCTCGGTGTGCGCACGGAACTACTCCTGGCGGCTCTGGTTGCTCAGGAGCCGCGGGCCACGCGGGCTGTTCACGACGCCGGGAGGTACTTGGGCGTCGCGCTCGCCTCCTCTGCCCGCTTGATGGACATTGAGGCCGTAGTCCTCGGCGGGCACTTTGCCGTTCTGGCTGAATGGCTCAGGCCGGCGCTGCTGAACAGTCTGGAGCGCTACGCTCCTGGTCTGCTTGATCCGGCCAATCTGACAGTTTCCGTCCTGGAGCATTCCGGAACGCTCCTCGGCGCTGCGGGCCAGGTGATCCGGTCCGTGATTGAGTCGCCGTTCGAGTTCCTGCTGGCAAGCAAGCTGGCCTGA
- the xylA gene encoding xylose isomerase has protein sequence MTPQPTPQDRFTFGLWTVGWTGADPFGVATRPALDPVEAVHKLSELGAYGITFHDNDLIPFDATASERDLILKNFKAALAETGLKTPMVTTNLFSHPVFKDGGFTSNDRSIRRFALSKILRNIDLAAELDAETFVMWGGREGSEYDGSKDLSAALDRMKEGVDTAAGYIKEKGYNLRIALEPKPNEPRGDIFLPTVGHGLAFIAQLEHGDIVGLNPETGHEQMAGLNFTHGIAQALWAGKLFHIDLNGQRGIKYDQDLVFGHGDLTSAFFTVDLLENGFPNGGPKYDGPRHFDYKPSRTDGYDGVWESAKSNMSMYLLLKERALAFRADPDVQEALTTSGVFELGESTLSAGETTADLLADATAYDTFDADQAAERSFAFVRLNQLAIEHLLGAR, from the coding sequence ATGACCCCGCAGCCCACCCCCCAGGACCGCTTCACCTTTGGCCTCTGGACCGTCGGCTGGACCGGCGCCGATCCCTTCGGCGTAGCCACGCGTCCGGCGCTGGATCCCGTCGAAGCAGTCCACAAGCTCAGCGAGCTTGGCGCTTACGGCATCACGTTCCATGACAACGACCTCATTCCTTTCGATGCCACGGCGTCCGAGCGTGACCTCATCCTGAAGAACTTCAAGGCAGCCCTGGCCGAGACTGGCCTGAAGACGCCCATGGTCACCACCAACCTGTTCAGCCACCCCGTGTTCAAGGATGGCGGATTCACGTCGAATGACCGCTCCATCCGCCGCTTTGCCCTGAGCAAGATCCTCCGGAACATTGACCTTGCCGCTGAACTGGATGCCGAGACCTTCGTGATGTGGGGCGGCCGTGAAGGCAGCGAGTACGACGGCTCCAAGGACCTCTCCGCAGCGCTGGACCGCATGAAGGAAGGCGTGGACACCGCAGCCGGCTACATCAAGGAGAAGGGCTACAACCTTCGGATTGCCCTGGAGCCCAAGCCGAACGAACCCCGCGGCGACATCTTCCTCCCAACCGTCGGCCATGGCCTGGCGTTCATCGCCCAGCTCGAGCACGGCGACATCGTAGGCCTCAACCCGGAAACTGGCCATGAGCAGATGGCTGGGCTGAACTTCACCCACGGCATCGCCCAGGCACTGTGGGCGGGCAAGCTCTTCCACATCGACCTCAACGGCCAGCGCGGCATTAAGTACGACCAAGACCTCGTTTTCGGCCATGGCGACCTCACCAGCGCTTTCTTCACGGTGGACCTGCTGGAGAACGGATTCCCCAACGGCGGCCCCAAGTACGACGGTCCCCGCCACTTCGACTACAAGCCGTCCCGCACCGATGGTTACGACGGCGTGTGGGAATCAGCCAAGTCCAACATGTCCATGTACCTCCTGCTGAAGGAACGCGCCCTGGCCTTCCGCGCAGACCCGGACGTCCAGGAAGCACTCACTACCTCAGGCGTGTTCGAACTCGGCGAGTCAACGCTGAGCGCCGGAGAGACCACTGCGGACCTGCTGGCTGACGCCACCGCCTACGACACGTTCGACGCCGATCAGGCCGCCGAGCGCTCGTTCGCCTTCGTCCGTCTCAACCAGCTGGCCATCGAGCACCTGCTCGGCGCCCGCTAG
- the xylB gene encoding xylulokinase, with translation MPLVAGIDSSTQSCKVVIRDSVTGALVRQGRATHPEGTEAHPEHWWSALQEAIAQAGGLEDVDAVSVGGQQHGMVCLDESGDVVRPALLWNDTRSAPDAEQLIVEAGKGDATAGASFWASTTGTVPVASLTATKLRWLARNEPANAQRTAAVCLPHDWLSWRLAGHGPGSGPSSLELLRTDRSDASGTGYFSASSGEYLPEVLKDTLGHMPLLPVVVGPLEAAGKTPGGALIGPGAGDNAAAGLGVNAAVGDVVISLGTSGTVFAVSDVPALDASGLVAGFADATGNYLPLACTLNATRIFDATAALLGVTLAELGNLALSAPEGAEGLTLVPYFEGERTPNLPDATGSLHGITVSNYTPANMARAAIEGVLCSLADGLAALQAQGVSAQRIILVGGGAQSAAVQQIAAAAFGVPVFVPEPGEYVADGAARQAAGVLTGKLPSWPLEGIEVQHHNDARNPDFLRRYRHYATKVAQR, from the coding sequence ATGCCTCTCGTAGCCGGGATAGACAGTTCCACCCAGTCCTGCAAAGTGGTCATCCGGGACTCAGTCACCGGCGCCCTGGTACGTCAAGGCCGGGCAACGCACCCTGAGGGCACCGAAGCCCATCCGGAGCATTGGTGGTCAGCCCTGCAGGAGGCGATCGCACAAGCCGGCGGTTTGGAAGACGTGGACGCCGTGTCCGTGGGCGGCCAACAGCACGGCATGGTGTGCCTGGACGAGTCCGGAGATGTCGTCCGCCCGGCGCTGTTGTGGAACGACACCCGCTCCGCCCCTGACGCGGAACAGCTGATCGTTGAAGCCGGCAAGGGCGATGCCACAGCCGGAGCCTCCTTTTGGGCATCGACCACCGGAACGGTGCCTGTTGCATCATTGACGGCCACCAAGCTCCGGTGGTTGGCACGGAACGAACCCGCGAACGCCCAACGGACCGCGGCTGTATGCCTTCCCCACGACTGGCTGTCCTGGCGCTTGGCCGGGCACGGACCCGGAAGTGGTCCTTCATCCCTGGAGCTCCTGCGCACAGACCGCTCGGACGCTTCCGGAACGGGCTATTTCTCGGCCTCGAGTGGCGAGTACCTGCCGGAGGTCCTCAAGGACACTCTGGGCCACATGCCCTTGCTGCCGGTCGTCGTCGGGCCGTTGGAGGCTGCAGGCAAGACACCCGGCGGTGCCTTGATCGGGCCCGGCGCTGGAGACAATGCGGCTGCCGGACTGGGCGTGAATGCGGCAGTCGGGGACGTCGTCATTTCACTAGGAACGTCGGGGACAGTCTTCGCGGTTTCAGATGTGCCGGCGCTGGACGCCAGCGGACTCGTGGCAGGCTTCGCGGACGCCACCGGCAATTACCTGCCGCTGGCCTGCACGCTCAATGCCACGCGGATCTTCGACGCCACAGCTGCGCTACTGGGGGTGACCCTGGCGGAACTCGGCAACCTGGCCTTGTCAGCGCCCGAAGGCGCCGAAGGGCTGACCCTGGTTCCGTACTTCGAGGGCGAACGGACTCCTAACTTGCCGGACGCCACCGGTTCCCTCCACGGCATCACGGTATCCAACTACACTCCTGCCAACATGGCGCGGGCCGCGATAGAGGGCGTGCTCTGTTCGCTGGCAGACGGCCTTGCTGCATTGCAGGCACAGGGCGTCTCCGCCCAGCGCATCATCCTGGTGGGCGGCGGTGCGCAATCGGCGGCAGTTCAGCAGATCGCGGCAGCAGCCTTTGGTGTGCCGGTGTTCGTCCCGGAACCCGGAGAATACGTGGCGGATGGAGCGGCCCGGCAAGCTGCAGGCGTCCTGACAGGAAAGTTGCCGTCATGGCCTCTTGAGGGAATTGAGGTTCAACACCACAATGACGCCCGGAATCCGGACTTCCTTAGGAGGTACCGCCATTACGCCACCAAGGTAGCCCAACGCTGA
- a CDS encoding LacI family DNA-binding transcriptional regulator, with translation MEDVARVAGVSHQTVSRVLNNHPNVSSKTRERVEQAITELGYRRNTAARSLVTRRSQTIGVLGSEMAQYGPSHTLLGVQQAARDAGYFVSVAGLREVTPETIKDAIAHFMDQGVDGIVVTVPHPGTFDVLKDITAQVPLVAVGSIGDEHLTGATVDQRQGARLAVEHLLELGHERIGHLSGPADWIDAAARIEGWRDALGEARIEPATLIEGDWSAECGYREGLKIATDRSVTALFVANDQMALGVLRAFNEVGVQVPEDISVVGFDDQPESAYFIPPLTTVAQDFEELGRRCIGLLLDRLESGSTGTPATVAPRLVVRSTTAPAPN, from the coding sequence ATGGAGGACGTTGCCCGCGTGGCAGGTGTCTCCCACCAGACCGTCTCCCGGGTCCTGAACAACCACCCCAACGTGAGTTCCAAGACCCGCGAGCGCGTGGAGCAAGCCATCACTGAATTGGGGTACCGCCGGAACACCGCCGCCCGAAGCCTTGTCACGCGACGATCCCAAACCATTGGAGTGCTTGGCAGCGAAATGGCGCAGTACGGGCCGTCCCACACGCTCCTCGGAGTCCAGCAGGCAGCGAGGGATGCGGGCTACTTCGTGAGCGTTGCCGGCCTGCGGGAAGTAACACCGGAGACCATCAAGGACGCCATAGCGCACTTCATGGACCAAGGCGTAGACGGCATCGTAGTAACGGTGCCCCACCCGGGGACTTTTGACGTCCTCAAAGACATCACCGCTCAAGTACCTTTGGTTGCTGTGGGATCCATCGGCGACGAACATCTCACGGGCGCCACCGTTGACCAGCGGCAAGGCGCGCGGCTCGCCGTCGAGCATCTTTTGGAACTTGGGCACGAGCGGATCGGCCACCTGTCCGGGCCCGCTGATTGGATTGACGCCGCTGCCCGCATTGAAGGGTGGCGGGACGCCCTGGGCGAGGCCAGGATTGAGCCTGCGACTCTCATCGAGGGCGACTGGAGCGCCGAATGCGGGTACCGCGAGGGCTTGAAGATTGCTACTGACCGGTCCGTGACAGCACTCTTCGTCGCTAATGACCAGATGGCGCTCGGGGTCCTCAGGGCGTTCAATGAAGTGGGCGTCCAGGTTCCGGAGGACATTAGCGTGGTGGGCTTTGACGACCAACCGGAATCGGCCTACTTTATACCGCCATTAACCACCGTGGCGCAGGACTTCGAGGAGCTCGGCCGGCGCTGCATCGGTTTGCTGTTGGATCGGCTTGAGAGCGGTTCTACCGGCACGCCCGCCACGGTGGCGCCGCGTCTGGTGGTCCGATCCACCACTGCCCCCGCCCCCAACTGA
- the araB gene encoding ribulokinase: protein MNTSENIPLDEQFVIGVDYGTLSGRAVVVRVSDGAEIGSGVFEYPHAVVSDRLPGSGQRLPADWALQVPNDYRDVLRHAVPAAVADAGINPVNVVGIATDFTACTMVPTTADGTPLNELERFANRPHAFVKLWRHHAAQPQADRINQLAEERGESWLPRYGGLISSEWEFAKGLQLLEEDPEVYGAMDHWVEAADWIVWQLCGSYVRNACTAGYKGIFQDGKYPSEDFLAALNPDFKGFVSQKLEHTIGRLGDAAGYLTDEAAAWTGLPAGIAVAVGNVDAHVTAPAANAVEPGQLVAIMGTSTCHVMNGDVLREVPGMCGVVDGGIVDGLWGYEAGQSGVGDIFGWFTKNGVPPVYHQAATDKGLGIHEYLTELAEKQAIGEHGLIALDWHSGNRSVLVDHELSGVVVGQTLATKPEDTYRALLEATAFGTRTIVDAFRDSGVPVKEFIVAGGLLKNKFLMQVYADITGLQLSTIGSEQGPALGSAIHAAVAAGKYKDIREAAASMAAAPGAVYTPIPENVAAYEVIFQEYKTLHDYFGRGTNNVMHRLKAIQRAAIQGSGQQGSEQQGSEQQGSEQQGSEQQGSEQQVSATQSGTLEGASA, encoded by the coding sequence ATGAATACCTCTGAAAACATCCCGCTGGACGAGCAGTTCGTCATTGGCGTGGACTATGGCACTTTGTCCGGCCGCGCCGTGGTGGTGCGTGTCTCTGATGGCGCCGAGATCGGCAGCGGCGTGTTCGAATACCCGCATGCAGTGGTCTCGGATCGCCTTCCGGGCTCCGGCCAGCGTCTTCCCGCCGATTGGGCACTTCAGGTTCCCAATGACTACCGTGACGTCCTGCGCCATGCTGTCCCGGCCGCCGTCGCTGACGCCGGCATCAACCCGGTCAATGTGGTGGGCATCGCCACTGATTTCACCGCGTGCACCATGGTTCCGACGACGGCAGACGGCACGCCACTGAACGAGCTGGAACGCTTCGCGAACCGGCCGCACGCATTCGTGAAGCTCTGGCGTCATCACGCCGCCCAGCCACAGGCGGACCGCATCAACCAGCTCGCCGAAGAACGCGGCGAGTCCTGGCTTCCCCGCTACGGTGGCCTGATCTCCTCCGAATGGGAGTTCGCCAAGGGGCTGCAGCTCCTTGAAGAGGATCCGGAAGTTTACGGGGCCATGGATCACTGGGTGGAGGCAGCCGACTGGATCGTCTGGCAGCTCTGCGGCAGCTACGTCCGCAACGCCTGCACGGCTGGCTACAAAGGCATCTTTCAAGACGGAAAGTACCCGTCCGAGGACTTCCTTGCAGCGCTCAATCCTGATTTCAAGGGCTTCGTGTCCCAAAAGCTGGAACACACTATCGGCCGCCTGGGCGACGCCGCGGGCTATCTCACCGACGAAGCGGCGGCCTGGACCGGACTTCCGGCGGGCATCGCCGTGGCCGTGGGCAACGTGGACGCCCACGTCACCGCCCCGGCCGCGAACGCAGTGGAGCCCGGACAGCTCGTAGCGATCATGGGCACGTCCACGTGCCACGTCATGAACGGCGACGTCCTTCGTGAAGTCCCGGGCATGTGCGGCGTGGTGGACGGCGGGATCGTGGACGGGCTGTGGGGTTACGAAGCAGGCCAGTCCGGAGTGGGCGACATCTTCGGTTGGTTCACTAAGAACGGCGTGCCGCCGGTGTACCACCAGGCCGCCACGGACAAGGGCCTGGGTATCCACGAATACCTGACCGAGCTCGCGGAGAAGCAGGCAATCGGCGAGCACGGCCTGATCGCCTTGGACTGGCACTCGGGCAACCGCTCGGTGCTGGTGGACCACGAACTTTCCGGCGTGGTGGTGGGTCAAACTCTGGCTACCAAGCCTGAGGATACGTACCGGGCGTTGCTGGAAGCCACGGCCTTCGGCACCCGCACCATTGTGGACGCCTTCCGTGATTCGGGTGTTCCGGTCAAGGAATTCATCGTCGCCGGCGGGCTCCTGAAGAACAAATTCCTGATGCAGGTCTACGCCGATATCACTGGCCTGCAGCTCTCCACCATCGGTTCCGAGCAGGGTCCTGCGCTGGGCTCGGCGATCCATGCAGCTGTCGCAGCCGGAAAGTACAAGGACATCCGCGAAGCCGCAGCCTCCATGGCAGCAGCTCCCGGCGCGGTCTACACCCCCATCCCCGAAAACGTGGCGGCCTACGAGGTCATCTTCCAGGAATACAAAACCCTGCACGACTACTTCGGCCGCGGCACCAACAACGTGATGCACCGCCTCAAAGCCATCCAGCGCGCCGCGATTCAGGGTTCAGGACAGCAGGGTTCAGAACAGCAAGGCTCAGAACAGCAAGGCTCAGAACAGCAAGGCTCAGAACAGCAAGGCTCAGAACAGCAGGTCTCGGCCACCCAGTCCGGCACCCTGGAAGGAGCCTCCGCATGA
- a CDS encoding L-ribulose-5-phosphate 4-epimerase, translating into MNALLETIARVRKEVCELHAELTRYELVVWTAGNVSGRIPGHDLMVIKPSGVSYDELTPELMVVTDLYGTPVRGMNTGSAGTVDWGNPDLSPSSDTAAHAYVYRHMPEVGGVVHTHSTYATAWAARGEEIPCVLTMMGDEFGGSIPVGPFALIGDDSIGQGIVETLRNSNSPAVLMQNHGPFTIGKDARSAVKAAVMCEEVARTVHISRQLGQPLPIDQAKIDSLYHRYQNVYGR; encoded by the coding sequence ATGAACGCCCTTCTGGAAACCATCGCGCGGGTCCGCAAGGAAGTCTGCGAGCTGCACGCCGAGCTGACCCGCTACGAGCTGGTGGTGTGGACCGCGGGCAACGTCTCGGGCCGGATCCCCGGGCACGATCTCATGGTCATCAAACCTTCGGGCGTCTCCTACGACGAGCTCACACCGGAGCTCATGGTGGTCACTGATCTTTATGGCACACCTGTGCGGGGGATGAACACCGGCAGTGCAGGCACCGTAGATTGGGGCAACCCGGATCTCTCCCCCTCCTCGGACACGGCAGCGCACGCGTACGTTTACCGGCACATGCCCGAGGTAGGCGGCGTGGTCCACACGCACTCCACGTATGCCACGGCATGGGCCGCACGCGGCGAGGAAATACCCTGCGTACTGACCATGATGGGCGACGAATTCGGCGGATCCATTCCCGTGGGACCGTTCGCGCTGATCGGCGACGACTCCATCGGCCAGGGCATCGTGGAGACGCTCAGGAACTCCAACTCCCCCGCGGTCCTCATGCAGAACCACGGCCCCTTCACTATCGGCAAGGACGCTCGCAGCGCAGTCAAAGCCGCAGTGATGTGTGAGGAAGTTGCCAGGACGGTCCACATTTCCCGCCAGCTGGGACAGCCGCTGCCCATCGACCAGGCGAAGATCGACTCCCTCTATCACCGCTACCAGAACGTATACGGCCGCTAA
- the araA gene encoding L-arabinose isomerase — translation MPSATNTSANNTSLGQYEVWFLTGSQHLYGEDVLKQVAAQSQEIANALNANSDVPVKLVWKPVLTDSDAIRRTALEANADDSVIGVTAWMHTFSPAKMWIQGLDLLRKPLLHLHTQANRDLPWADIDFDFMNLNQAAHGDREFGYIQSRLGVPRKTVVGHVSNPEVARQVGAWQRASAGWAAVRTLKLTRFGDNMRNVAVTEGDKTEAELRFGVSVNTWSVNELTEAVHGAAESDVDALVAEYERLYEVAEELKAGGARHESLRYSAKIELGLRSFLEANGSAAFTTSFEDLGALRQLPGMAVQRLMADGYGFGAEGDWKTAILVRAAKVMGGDLPGGASLMEDYTYHLEPGSEKILGAHMLEVCPSLTATKPRVEIHPLGIGGKEDPVRMVFDTDAGPGIVVALSDMRDRFRLVANVVDVVDLDQPLPNLPVARALWEPKPNFATSAAAWLTAGAAHHTVLSTQVGLDVFEDFADIAKTELLTIDEDTTIKQFKKELNWNAAYYKLAGGL, via the coding sequence ATGCCCAGCGCCACCAACACTTCCGCAAATAATACTTCCCTGGGTCAGTACGAGGTCTGGTTCCTCACCGGCAGCCAGCACCTCTACGGGGAGGACGTCCTCAAGCAGGTCGCAGCGCAGTCACAGGAGATCGCCAACGCCCTGAACGCCAACAGCGACGTCCCGGTCAAGCTCGTCTGGAAGCCGGTGCTCACCGATTCCGACGCCATCCGCCGCACCGCACTGGAAGCCAACGCCGATGATTCCGTGATCGGCGTGACCGCGTGGATGCACACGTTCAGCCCCGCCAAGATGTGGATCCAAGGCCTGGACCTGCTCCGCAAACCGCTGCTGCATCTCCACACCCAGGCCAACCGGGACCTGCCGTGGGCTGACATCGACTTCGACTTCATGAACCTCAACCAGGCAGCCCACGGCGACCGCGAATTCGGGTACATCCAGTCGCGCCTCGGCGTGCCGCGGAAGACCGTCGTCGGGCATGTGAGCAACCCCGAGGTGGCCCGTCAGGTTGGTGCGTGGCAGCGCGCCTCGGCCGGTTGGGCCGCCGTCCGCACACTGAAACTGACGCGCTTCGGCGACAACATGCGCAACGTCGCCGTCACTGAAGGCGACAAGACCGAAGCCGAGCTTCGCTTCGGCGTCTCGGTGAACACGTGGTCCGTCAACGAACTCACCGAGGCTGTCCATGGGGCCGCGGAGTCCGACGTCGACGCCTTGGTTGCCGAGTACGAGCGCCTTTACGAGGTGGCCGAGGAGCTGAAAGCAGGCGGTGCCCGCCACGAATCATTGCGGTACAGTGCCAAGATCGAACTAGGACTGCGCAGCTTCCTGGAAGCCAACGGTTCCGCGGCCTTCACCACCTCCTTCGAGGATTTGGGCGCCCTGCGCCAGCTGCCGGGCATGGCAGTCCAGCGCCTCATGGCCGACGGCTACGGCTTCGGTGCCGAGGGCGACTGGAAGACCGCCATCCTGGTCCGTGCCGCCAAAGTCATGGGCGGGGACCTGCCCGGCGGTGCCTCGCTCATGGAGGACTACACCTACCACCTGGAACCCGGCAGCGAAAAGATCCTGGGCGCACACATGCTCGAAGTCTGCCCCTCGCTGACCGCCACAAAGCCGCGCGTGGAGATCCACCCGCTGGGCATTGGCGGCAAGGAAGACCCCGTCCGCATGGTCTTCGACACCGACGCCGGCCCCGGCATCGTCGTCGCGCTGTCCGATATGCGCGACCGCTTCCGCTTGGTCGCGAACGTGGTGGACGTCGTCGACCTCGACCAGCCGCTCCCCAACCTGCCCGTGGCCCGCGCGCTCTGGGAGCCGAAGCCCAACTTCGCCACCTCCGCCGCCGCGTGGCTCACCGCCGGCGCCGCACACCACACGGTATTGTCCACGCAGGTGGGTCTGGACGTGTTCGAGGACTTCGCCGACATCGCCAAAACCGAACTTCTCACCATCGATGAGGACACCACCATCAAACAGTTCAAAAAGGAACTCAACTGGAACGCCGCCTACTACAAGCTGGCCGGCGGCCTGTGA